In Blastopirellula sp. J2-11, a single genomic region encodes these proteins:
- a CDS encoding MarC family protein, with the protein MNFELLFGEFLLLIATIDPIGTLSIFVGVTGKSPREDRPRIALKATLIGGAVLLAFLVLGQFVLGALDVRLESFQLAGGLILFLLGLQMVFGVGPAVEAPKPEAGHDVAVFPLALPSIASPGSILAVVILTDNHRFTVLEQAVTAITLVVVLGLTYVLMLAANPIHRLIGDTGGMIIVKVMGLLLCALATENCVEAVQQLWS; encoded by the coding sequence ATGAACTTCGAGCTACTATTTGGCGAATTTCTTCTGTTGATTGCGACAATCGATCCAATCGGCACGCTCTCAATCTTCGTCGGCGTGACCGGCAAGTCGCCCAGGGAAGATCGGCCGCGCATTGCGCTCAAAGCGACCTTGATCGGCGGCGCTGTGCTGCTGGCTTTTTTGGTGCTGGGTCAGTTTGTCCTCGGCGCGCTCGACGTTCGGCTCGAGTCATTTCAGTTAGCAGGCGGGCTGATCTTGTTTCTCCTGGGACTGCAAATGGTCTTTGGCGTCGGTCCAGCCGTCGAAGCGCCAAAGCCGGAAGCGGGACATGACGTCGCTGTTTTTCCCCTGGCGCTCCCTTCGATCGCAAGTCCCGGTTCCATCCTGGCCGTCGTGATTCTAACCGACAATCATCGCTTTACCGTGCTCGAACAAGCGGTGACCGCCATAACTCTGGTCGTCGTACTCGGGCTAACATACGTCTTGATGCTCGCGGCCAATCCGATTCATCGCCTCATCGGCGATACCGGCGGCATGATCATCGTAAAGGTGATGGGCTTGCTGCTCTGCGCCCTGGCAACCGAGAACTGCGTAGAAGCGGTGCAGCAGTTGTGGAGTTAG
- a CDS encoding PVC-type heme-binding CxxCH protein → MLRRSTLALLFACSLCDFTAAANPLGVLPKAADGRTLNLDFETGTLADWTAEGDAFARQPIRGDTVKRRRGDMQSGHQGKYWVGSYERNLDQPTGTLTSAPFKVTHPWGAFLHNGGRHEETRVELVRKDNGQVIFQTSGEDHENMRRVVVDLRKLQGKEIFIRLIDQHRGGWGHLNFDDFRFHDEPPAQPKRLVADMYPHTGLTAEEAAAAMQLPDGFSVIVSAAEPEIQQPIAMALDERGRLWVAEAYVYPQRAPEGEGKDRILIFADNDGDGKFDERKVFCEGLNLVSGLEVGHGGVWVGAAPYLLFIADKDGDDIPDAEPQVLLDGWGYQDTHETLNAFTWGPDGWLYGCHGVFTHSNVGKPGTPPEERTPINAGIWRYHPTRHAFEVFCHGTSNPWGVDFNDYGQAFATACVIPHLYQMIQGARYQRQAGSHFNPHTYDDIKTIADHLHYLGANPHGGNGKSDEAGGGHAHAGAMIYLGDRWPQAYRNQLFMNNIHGQRLNVDILTQTGSGYVGSHGPDFLLTGDKASQILNLRYLPDGNAYMIDWYDMQACHDRNATKHDRSNGRIYKICYGESENVQVDLHKQSDLELAELALQQNDWYVRHARKVLQQRASERKIDGDAIARLQQIAQSNDDATRRLRAYWALHVTGNLDAATTQQMLRDAEPFVRGWAFQLALEVDHRPDQALYARMLKMAADDPSPIVRLYLASAAQRMPLSLRWDLLARLMSHAEDARDHNLPLMYWYAAEPLADQSPERALALGLAASKSIPRIGQLMLRRIGSGDAKNALATLVRGLGDVDDPSTQLTFLHAMQAALAGQRRVDAPAEWAKVGGKLMTSENQQVALEAQSLGIKFGDETALNRFRLIASLAQSPTEVRIAAIETLLAAADPRLPALLQNLLENPQLRDLALQGLAQYDDAATPTVILDHYGEMPPSSKRLALATLCSRPTYAQPLLAAIEAGQISSTELTADMVRQLSNLQNKAIDAKLAKVWGSIRETPEEKAKLITQYKALVKNKSLPPADPQWGRAIFAKTCQRCHTLYGVGGAVGPDLTGSNRANLDYLLTNIVDPSAVMAKEYQPSIVLLDTGRVITGIIRAEDNKTLTLQTAEETLILPKDEIEERKTSDKSMMPDDQLRPFSQHDIRSLVAYLQGKTQTPMLATTENAGELFNGQDLTGWRGDRNLWSVENGEIVGKTMTGIPANSFLISDLAAADFRLKLEIRLVKNEGNSGIQLRSEALPGGSVKGYQADAGSGWWGKLYEEHGRGLLWDKSGEEHLKPDAWNQYEIVAQGNHVKTFLNGQPCVDLQDDKGAKQGVFALQLHSGGPTEVRFRNFQLEILESSE, encoded by the coding sequence ATGCTTCGACGATCCACACTCGCGCTCTTGTTTGCCTGTTCGCTTTGCGATTTCACCGCTGCGGCCAACCCGTTAGGCGTCTTGCCGAAGGCGGCGGACGGCCGAACGCTGAATCTTGATTTTGAAACCGGCACGCTCGCTGATTGGACAGCCGAAGGAGACGCGTTCGCGCGGCAGCCGATCCGAGGCGATACGGTGAAGCGCCGCCGCGGAGACATGCAAAGCGGCCATCAAGGGAAGTATTGGGTCGGCAGCTACGAACGCAACTTGGACCAGCCCACCGGAACGCTCACGTCGGCGCCATTTAAAGTGACGCATCCCTGGGGCGCCTTTTTGCACAACGGCGGACGGCATGAGGAAACGCGTGTCGAACTGGTTCGTAAAGACAACGGCCAGGTCATTTTCCAAACGTCCGGCGAGGATCACGAGAACATGCGCCGCGTCGTTGTTGATTTGCGCAAGTTGCAAGGGAAAGAAATCTTTATTCGCCTGATCGATCAACATCGCGGCGGTTGGGGTCATCTGAATTTTGACGACTTCCGTTTCCATGACGAACCGCCGGCTCAGCCCAAGCGACTGGTCGCCGATATGTATCCTCACACGGGACTGACGGCGGAAGAAGCGGCCGCAGCGATGCAATTGCCGGACGGATTCTCGGTCATCGTTAGCGCGGCGGAACCGGAGATTCAACAGCCGATCGCCATGGCGCTTGATGAGCGGGGCCGACTGTGGGTCGCCGAAGCGTACGTCTATCCGCAGCGAGCCCCTGAAGGAGAAGGAAAGGATCGGATCTTGATCTTCGCTGACAACGACGGCGACGGAAAGTTCGACGAGCGGAAGGTCTTTTGCGAAGGTTTGAATCTGGTCAGCGGACTAGAAGTTGGACACGGCGGAGTCTGGGTCGGCGCCGCTCCTTACTTACTGTTCATCGCAGACAAGGATGGAGACGACATCCCCGACGCCGAACCGCAAGTGCTGCTCGACGGCTGGGGATATCAAGACACGCACGAAACGCTCAACGCGTTTACCTGGGGACCAGATGGTTGGCTGTACGGTTGCCACGGAGTTTTCACCCATTCCAACGTCGGCAAACCAGGCACGCCACCAGAAGAACGCACGCCGATCAACGCTGGAATCTGGCGGTACCATCCCACGCGACACGCGTTTGAAGTTTTCTGTCACGGCACCAGCAATCCCTGGGGCGTCGACTTCAACGACTACGGTCAAGCGTTTGCGACGGCCTGCGTGATTCCTCACTTGTATCAGATGATCCAAGGGGCTCGATACCAACGTCAGGCCGGCTCGCATTTCAATCCGCATACCTACGACGACATCAAAACCATCGCCGATCACCTGCATTATCTTGGCGCCAATCCGCATGGCGGCAACGGTAAGTCCGATGAAGCAGGCGGCGGACATGCACATGCCGGCGCGATGATCTATTTGGGCGATCGCTGGCCGCAAGCCTATCGCAACCAGCTTTTCATGAACAACATTCATGGTCAACGCTTGAACGTCGACATTTTGACGCAGACTGGATCTGGCTACGTCGGCAGTCATGGCCCCGACTTTTTGTTGACCGGCGACAAAGCGTCGCAAATTTTGAACCTGCGATATCTGCCTGACGGCAACGCCTACATGATCGACTGGTACGACATGCAAGCGTGTCATGATCGAAACGCGACGAAGCATGATCGCAGCAACGGCCGTATCTACAAGATTTGCTACGGCGAGTCGGAGAACGTGCAGGTCGATCTGCACAAACAAAGCGACTTGGAACTTGCCGAGTTGGCGCTCCAGCAAAATGACTGGTACGTGCGTCACGCTCGCAAAGTGCTGCAGCAGCGGGCCAGTGAGCGCAAGATCGACGGCGACGCGATCGCCCGACTGCAACAGATCGCCCAATCCAACGACGATGCGACTCGACGATTGCGAGCCTATTGGGCGCTGCACGTCACTGGCAATCTGGATGCGGCCACAACGCAGCAAATGCTAAGAGACGCCGAACCTTTTGTCCGCGGCTGGGCGTTTCAACTGGCGCTGGAAGTGGATCATCGTCCTGACCAAGCCCTCTACGCTCGGATGCTGAAGATGGCGGCCGACGATCCTTCGCCGATCGTCCGGCTTTACCTGGCGTCGGCGGCCCAGCGGATGCCGCTGTCGTTGCGTTGGGATCTGCTGGCACGTTTGATGTCGCATGCCGAAGATGCCCGCGATCATAATTTACCGTTGATGTATTGGTACGCGGCGGAACCGCTAGCCGACCAATCTCCCGAGCGCGCGTTGGCGTTGGGGCTGGCCGCCAGCAAGTCGATTCCGAGAATTGGCCAGCTAATGCTGCGGCGCATCGGTAGCGGAGACGCGAAAAACGCCTTGGCGACGCTGGTCCGCGGACTTGGAGACGTTGACGATCCGTCCACTCAGTTGACCTTCTTGCACGCGATGCAAGCCGCACTCGCGGGACAGCGTCGCGTCGATGCTCCCGCCGAGTGGGCGAAAGTCGGCGGTAAGTTGATGACGAGTGAAAACCAGCAAGTCGCCCTGGAAGCGCAATCGCTGGGGATCAAGTTTGGGGATGAAACGGCTCTGAATCGCTTCCGCCTGATTGCATCGCTGGCGCAGTCCCCGACAGAAGTTCGAATCGCGGCGATTGAAACGCTTCTGGCCGCCGCCGATCCACGTCTGCCGGCGCTTTTGCAAAACCTGCTGGAGAATCCGCAACTGCGCGACCTCGCGCTCCAAGGTTTAGCCCAATACGACGACGCAGCGACGCCGACAGTGATCTTGGACCACTACGGCGAGATGCCGCCAAGCAGCAAGCGTCTGGCGCTGGCGACTCTTTGTTCCCGCCCAACCTACGCCCAACCGTTGTTGGCGGCGATCGAAGCGGGTCAAATCTCCAGCACCGAACTCACCGCTGACATGGTGCGGCAACTCTCGAACCTGCAAAACAAAGCGATCGATGCGAAATTGGCCAAAGTCTGGGGATCGATTCGCGAGACGCCGGAAGAAAAAGCGAAGTTGATCACGCAATACAAAGCGTTGGTCAAAAACAAAAGTCTTCCCCCCGCTGATCCGCAGTGGGGTCGTGCAATCTTCGCCAAGACGTGCCAGCGTTGTCACACGTTATACGGAGTCGGCGGCGCGGTCGGTCCCGATCTGACCGGATCGAACCGGGCCAATCTCGACTATCTGCTCACCAATATCGTGGATCCAAGCGCCGTAATGGCGAAGGAATATCAACCCTCGATCGTGCTGCTCGATACCGGACGCGTCATCACCGGAATCATTCGCGCCGAAGACAACAAGACGCTCACGCTGCAAACGGCCGAAGAGACGTTGATCTTGCCCAAGGATGAGATCGAAGAACGCAAGACGAGCGACAAGTCGATGATGCCGGACGATCAGCTTCGCCCGTTCAGCCAGCATGACATCCGTTCGCTAGTCGCCTATTTGCAAGGCAAGACGCAAACGCCGATGTTGGCGACCACCGAAAATGCCGGCGAGCTTTTTAACGGCCAAGACCTGACCGGCTGGCGCGGCGATCGCAATCTATGGTCGGTCGAAAACGGCGAAATTGTCGGAAAGACGATGACCGGAATCCCTGCAAACAGCTTTTTGATCAGCGATCTGGCGGCTGCCGATTTTCGCTTGAAGCTCGAAATTCGTCTGGTGAAAAACGAAGGGAATAGCGGCATTCAATTGCGCAGCGAAGCGCTTCCTGGCGGTTCGGTCAAAGGCTATCAGGCTGACGCCGGCTCAGGTTGGTGGGGCAAGCTGTACGAAGAACATGGCCGCGGTCTGCTATGGGATAAGTCCGGAGAAGAACATCTCAAACCCGACGCTTGGAATCAGTACGAGATCGTCGCCCAGGGCAATCATGTGAAGACATTTTTAAATGGTCAGCCGTGCGTCGACTTGCAAGACGACAAAGGGGCCAAGCAAGGCGTCTTTGCATTGCAACTTCACTCCGGCGGGCCCACGGAAGTCCGATTTCGCAATTTTCAGCTGGAAATATTGGAATCATCCGAATAG
- a CDS encoding VCBS repeat-containing protein, which produces MIRIAILLLAVNCAALTAADELRFVEQELPTKLGVGYAVRVLDMNGDEKLDIAIVDSKRVLWLENPTWKERLITNDKQTKSDNVCFAPHDIDGDGLVDFAIGADWQFGNTRSGATLQWATRSEAEQGAWKVFPLPADPTLHRINFADVIGDERPELILAPLKGRNTDGPKFAANGIRLVALSIPQDPTNEPWPETLITDQLHVAHNFCATDMNGDGRDDLLVASFEGVTLLEREGDAWKSTRIGAGEQERPYPERGASEVKRGKLADGGDYIATIEPWHGDRVVVYTKPQDAPLRSLWKRHVLDAELKWGHAVWCANMDDDADEELVIGVRDDAGDNTRRGLRIYDPISAEHGEWRRYVVDPGGVAIEDLTVGDLDGDGRNDVVAVGRQTQNVRIYWNKSQSDQ; this is translated from the coding sequence ATGATCCGCATCGCAATCTTGCTACTGGCTGTTAACTGCGCCGCATTGACCGCGGCTGACGAACTTCGTTTTGTCGAACAAGAACTGCCGACCAAGCTGGGTGTTGGTTACGCCGTTCGTGTTCTCGACATGAATGGGGACGAAAAGCTCGACATCGCGATCGTTGATTCGAAGCGAGTGCTGTGGCTGGAGAACCCCACCTGGAAAGAACGCCTCATCACCAACGACAAACAGACCAAGAGCGATAACGTTTGTTTTGCTCCGCACGACATTGATGGGGATGGGCTAGTTGATTTCGCTATTGGCGCCGATTGGCAGTTTGGCAACACGCGTAGCGGCGCCACCTTGCAATGGGCGACACGCAGCGAAGCGGAGCAGGGCGCCTGGAAGGTCTTTCCGCTGCCGGCTGATCCGACGCTGCACCGCATTAATTTTGCCGATGTGATTGGGGATGAACGTCCCGAACTGATTCTCGCGCCGCTCAAAGGTCGCAATACCGACGGACCCAAGTTCGCGGCCAACGGCATTCGGCTGGTCGCGCTTTCGATTCCCCAAGATCCGACCAACGAACCTTGGCCAGAAACGTTGATTACCGACCAACTGCATGTCGCGCACAATTTTTGCGCGACCGACATGAACGGCGATGGTCGTGACGATCTGCTGGTCGCTAGTTTTGAAGGAGTCACTCTGCTCGAGCGCGAAGGAGATGCGTGGAAGTCGACCCGAATTGGCGCAGGTGAGCAGGAGCGTCCTTATCCGGAACGTGGCGCTAGTGAGGTAAAGCGGGGTAAGTTGGCCGATGGGGGTGACTATATCGCGACGATCGAACCCTGGCACGGCGACCGCGTTGTCGTTTATACGAAACCGCAAGATGCTCCGCTGCGTAGTCTCTGGAAGCGGCATGTTTTGGATGCGGAACTGAAATGGGGACACGCCGTTTGGTGCGCTAACATGGACGACGACGCCGACGAAGAACTGGTGATCGGAGTGCGGGATGATGCCGGTGACAACACGCGCCGCGGACTGCGTATCTACGACCCAATCAGCGCCGAGCATGGCGAATGGCGCCGCTATGTGGTGGATCCTGGCGGCGTCGCGATTGAAGATCTGACTGTAGGCGATCTGGATGGCGACGGGCGTAACGACGTTGTCGCTGTTGGTCGACAGACGCAAAATGTGCGTATCTACTGGAACAAATCTCAGTCAGACCAGTAG
- a CDS encoding Gfo/Idh/MocA family protein, translated as MSKVRWGVLSTAKIGTKKVIPGMQNGAYCEVSAIASRNLAKARAAASELGITKAYGSYEALLEDPEIDAIYNPLPNHMHVPWSIKAIEAGKHVLCEKPIGMTAEEGQKLLDAARKHPELRVMEAFMYRHHPQWQKARQIVRDGGIGRPVSIQTWFSYFNDNADDIRNQPEYGGGALMDIGCYPISLSRFIFEGEPRRVMGCVTIDEQFKTDTVTSAIIDFGGITSTFTCSTKSTPYQRVQIYGTTGRIEIKIPFNAPPDEPCILYHETDEEIQEVKLPISDQYTIQGDLMSKAILDESPTPTPLTDAIANMRVIEAILRSGKSGKWETIKDLAD; from the coding sequence ATGAGCAAAGTTCGCTGGGGCGTGCTTAGTACGGCGAAAATCGGAACGAAAAAAGTGATTCCCGGGATGCAGAACGGGGCTTACTGCGAAGTAAGCGCCATCGCATCTCGTAATCTAGCGAAGGCTCGCGCCGCCGCTAGTGAATTGGGAATCACCAAAGCGTACGGTTCGTACGAAGCGCTGTTGGAAGATCCTGAAATTGACGCGATCTACAACCCCCTTCCCAATCACATGCATGTACCCTGGTCGATCAAAGCGATCGAAGCAGGCAAGCACGTCTTGTGCGAAAAGCCAATCGGCATGACCGCGGAAGAGGGCCAAAAGCTGCTCGACGCCGCACGGAAGCATCCCGAACTGCGCGTAATGGAAGCGTTCATGTATCGCCATCATCCGCAGTGGCAAAAGGCGCGACAGATCGTGCGCGATGGTGGAATCGGACGGCCTGTATCGATCCAGACCTGGTTCTCGTACTTCAACGACAACGCCGATGATATTCGGAATCAGCCCGAGTATGGCGGCGGCGCGCTGATGGATATCGGCTGCTATCCGATCTCGCTATCGCGATTCATCTTTGAAGGAGAGCCGCGACGCGTGATGGGTTGCGTCACGATTGACGAGCAGTTCAAGACCGATACGGTAACTTCCGCGATCATCGACTTTGGGGGAATCACCAGCACGTTCACCTGCAGCACAAAATCAACGCCGTATCAACGCGTGCAGATTTACGGCACGACTGGTCGCATTGAAATCAAAATTCCGTTCAACGCACCGCCGGACGAACCCTGTATTCTGTACCACGAAACAGACGAAGAGATTCAGGAAGTCAAGTTGCCGATCTCCGATCAATACACGATCCAAGGGGACTTGATGTCGAAGGCGATCCTAGACGAATCGCCGACGCCGACGCCGCTGACCGACGCGATCGCCAACATGCGGGTCATCGAAGCGATCCTCCGCAGCGGCAAGAGCGGCAAATGGGAAACGATTAAAGATCTGGCCGATTAG
- a CDS encoding dipeptidase → MNTDSQTRSLSRRQFLSMAAASATLAAARPLYSAIDPTDRDPWLLSQNPTIALARESGLEVLKPTPAEIATGLSLHRRSLVFDSYGFAPRAALDAPRLTAAIEAGASDVELQDLQEDLSMTQATVEPTERQEFDEALRCSGVTAIFQNAGEEGQDPLRLMKRLARFTYLTDRMRGTLVRATVPADIEAAHRAGQHCLYLTGNGVPLPASWISVDEELSYIRLFYQLGVRMMHVTYNRRNLLGDGCAETANGGLSDLGRAAIAEMNRVGVIVDVAHSGWRTSLEASQASQKPMVASHTVCAGLRNHIRAKPDEVIRAICDGGGLIGICWIPAFLGGGGDLSALLDHIDYAVKRFGADHVAIGTDVAHTSQYAAAANQKIPKRPRRRQRYEALWPSGALGGHWPRAASLGWTNWPLVTIGLIQRGYQEADIQKILGQNMLRVCRAQANAERLGD, encoded by the coding sequence ATGAATACCGACTCTCAAACCCGCTCTTTGTCTCGCCGTCAATTTCTCTCCATGGCCGCTGCATCGGCGACCCTTGCCGCAGCTCGACCACTTTATTCCGCCATCGATCCAACCGATCGCGACCCCTGGCTGCTTTCCCAAAATCCCACAATCGCTCTTGCCCGAGAGAGCGGTTTGGAAGTGCTAAAGCCGACTCCGGCGGAGATCGCTACTGGCTTGTCGCTACACCGGCGGTCGCTTGTGTTTGACAGTTATGGCTTTGCACCGCGGGCCGCACTCGATGCACCGCGCTTGACGGCCGCGATCGAAGCGGGCGCCTCGGATGTTGAACTGCAGGATCTGCAAGAGGATCTAAGCATGACGCAGGCGACCGTCGAACCGACCGAACGCCAGGAGTTTGACGAAGCGCTGCGCTGCAGCGGCGTGACCGCGATCTTTCAAAACGCCGGCGAAGAAGGACAAGATCCGCTGCGGTTGATGAAGCGACTCGCACGTTTCACTTATCTAACTGACCGGATGCGCGGCACGCTCGTCCGTGCGACTGTGCCGGCCGACATCGAAGCGGCCCATCGTGCCGGCCAACATTGTCTTTATCTGACCGGCAACGGCGTTCCGCTCCCGGCGTCGTGGATCAGTGTGGATGAAGAACTGAGCTATATTCGGCTCTTCTATCAACTGGGCGTTCGCATGATGCATGTTACTTACAACCGGCGGAACCTGCTGGGAGACGGATGTGCCGAAACGGCGAACGGCGGTCTTAGCGATTTGGGCCGTGCCGCTATTGCCGAGATGAATCGCGTCGGCGTGATTGTCGACGTGGCGCACAGCGGCTGGCGAACAAGTTTGGAAGCGTCGCAAGCGTCGCAAAAACCAATGGTCGCCAGCCATACGGTTTGTGCAGGCCTGCGAAATCATATTCGCGCCAAACCGGACGAGGTGATCCGCGCCATCTGCGACGGCGGCGGCCTGATCGGCATCTGTTGGATCCCTGCTTTTCTAGGGGGCGGAGGCGATCTGTCGGCGCTGCTCGATCACATTGATTACGCCGTCAAACGATTTGGCGCCGACCACGTCGCGATCGGAACCGACGTCGCTCATACGTCGCAATATGCGGCCGCGGCCAATCAGAAGATCCCCAAACGACCGCGTCGCCGGCAACGCTACGAGGCGCTGTGGCCCAGCGGCGCACTCGGCGGCCACTGGCCACGCGCAGCAAGCCTGGGCTGGACCAACTGGCCGCTCGTCACCATCGGCCTCATTCAGCGCGGTTACCAAGAAGCGGATATCCAAAAGATCCTTGGCCAAAACATGCTGCGCGTCTGCCGCGCTCAAGCCAATGCAGAGCGTTTGGGAGATTAA
- a CDS encoding alpha-keto acid decarboxylase family protein translates to MNSDRSAAGLSIGEYLIRRLQDYGLQDIFGIPGDYILSFYSMLEKSPINMVGCTREDNAGFAADAYARVHGMGAVCVTYCVGGLSICNSIAGAYAEKSPVVVLTGSPGLRERINNPLLHHMVREYSTQKDVFEKLCVAGAELADPVTAFREIDRVLDAAARFKRPVYLELPRDMVNVVPHISHTFQEPTTTSDPQALVEAAAEAARLIASAERPMIIAGVELHRFELQDELVQLAEATGIPVAATILGKSVIRETHPLYVGLYEGAMGREEVTEFVEESDLILLLGTFMTDINLGIFTANLDPAKCIYATSEQLRVRHHHYHGVTLPDFMQALAAQKPHPPKRMIPPNLAMKQAPVGETTDEPLTIRRMTPMINELLDDDVIVIADIGDSLFSATELVTRGQSEFISPAYYTSMGFAVPATLGVQTAKPKARVISIIGDGAFQMTGMELSTIVRHGYDPVIIILDNHGYGTERWLHAGKWEYNEIHPWKYSKLPDILGGGVGYEVKTEKEFYNALQAAWNDRDGMSIIHVHLSDQDASETLNRLASRMGRNI, encoded by the coding sequence GTGAATTCTGATCGCAGCGCGGCCGGTTTATCGATCGGCGAATACCTGATTCGCCGTTTGCAGGACTATGGTCTGCAAGATATTTTCGGCATTCCGGGAGACTACATTCTCTCGTTCTATTCGATGTTAGAAAAAAGCCCGATCAACATGGTCGGCTGCACGCGTGAAGACAACGCCGGCTTCGCTGCCGACGCCTATGCTCGCGTCCATGGTATGGGCGCCGTCTGCGTCACCTATTGCGTCGGCGGGCTCAGCATCTGCAATTCAATCGCCGGCGCCTATGCCGAGAAATCTCCGGTCGTCGTGCTGACCGGCTCGCCGGGTCTGCGTGAACGGATTAACAATCCGCTGCTGCATCACATGGTGCGCGAGTACAGTACGCAAAAGGATGTCTTTGAAAAACTGTGCGTCGCCGGCGCTGAACTAGCCGATCCCGTCACGGCGTTTCGCGAGATCGATCGCGTGCTGGACGCCGCCGCGCGGTTCAAACGACCGGTCTATTTGGAACTGCCCCGCGACATGGTCAATGTCGTGCCGCACATCAGCCATACCTTCCAGGAACCGACCACGACCAGCGATCCCCAGGCGCTCGTCGAAGCGGCGGCGGAAGCGGCGCGCTTGATCGCTTCGGCCGAGCGTCCAATGATCATCGCCGGCGTCGAACTGCATCGCTTCGAGTTGCAGGACGAACTGGTCCAACTGGCCGAAGCGACTGGAATTCCGGTGGCGGCGACAATCTTGGGGAAGAGCGTGATTCGCGAAACTCATCCGCTGTATGTCGGGCTCTACGAAGGCGCGATGGGCCGCGAAGAGGTGACCGAATTTGTCGAAGAGAGCGATCTGATCTTGCTCCTCGGCACGTTCATGACCGACATCAACCTGGGAATCTTCACCGCGAATCTTGATCCCGCGAAATGCATTTACGCGACCAGCGAACAACTACGCGTTCGGCATCATCACTATCACGGCGTTACGCTGCCTGACTTTATGCAAGCGCTGGCCGCCCAAAAACCGCATCCGCCGAAACGCATGATCCCGCCCAACCTGGCGATGAAGCAAGCGCCTGTCGGCGAAACGACCGACGAACCGCTGACGATTCGCCGCATGACGCCGATGATTAACGAACTGCTCGACGACGACGTGATTGTGATCGCTGACATCGGCGATTCGTTGTTCTCGGCGACCGAATTAGTGACCCGCGGGCAGTCGGAGTTCATCAGCCCCGCCTATTACACGTCGATGGGCTTCGCCGTGCCGGCGACCTTGGGCGTGCAAACCGCCAAGCCGAAGGCCCGCGTGATTTCGATCATCGGCGACGGGGCGTTTCAGATGACCGGCATGGAACTGTCGACAATCGTGCGACACGGCTACGATCCGGTGATTATTATCTTGGATAATCACGGCTACGGCACCGAGCGTTGGCTGCACGCCGGCAAATGGGAATACAACGAGATCCATCCTTGGAAGTACAGCAAGCTGCCCGACATCCTAGGTGGCGGCGTCGGCTACGAAGTGAAAACCGAGAAAGAATTCTACAACGCTCTACAAGCGGCCTGGAACGATCGCGACGGCATGAGCATTATCCATGTCCACTTGTCGGACCAGGACGCCAGCGAAACGCTGAACCGCCTGGCGTCGCGGATGGGGCGGAATATCTAA
- a CDS encoding P-II family nitrogen regulator, whose product MKLVIAIIQPSRLEAVKEALTEVEVFRLTVMDCQGFGRQKGQTEVYRGHEFTINLLRKVQLQIAVNEEFVEPTVDAIVKGARSGEKGEIGDGKIFVLPMDECVRIRTGERGPDAI is encoded by the coding sequence ATGAAACTGGTCATTGCGATCATCCAGCCCAGCCGCTTGGAAGCGGTGAAAGAAGCGCTTACCGAGGTCGAAGTCTTTCGGCTCACCGTCATGGATTGCCAGGGCTTTGGGCGACAAAAAGGGCAGACCGAGGTTTATCGCGGGCACGAGTTCACCATCAATCTGCTGCGCAAAGTGCAGTTGCAGATCGCGGTGAACGAAGAGTTTGTCGAGCCGACGGTCGACGCGATCGTCAAAGGGGCTCGTAGCGGCGAAAAAGGAGAGATCGGCGACGGCAAGATCTTTGTATTGCCGATGGACGAATGCGTGCGGATTCGAACCGGCGAACGTGGCCCTGACGCGATCTAG
- a CDS encoding TlpA family protein disulfide reductase → MTQTDQHHLGPETSGEKWISMAVTAILIAVLIGLCVILAIRALQPPVRQSHPWVGQKLSNVDFAPLLNVEQPITTASLQGKVTLINYWGPWCPPCLMELPGLVRLSRDLKEETDFQFVAVSCSRDAMRGIENQQQLAGDSADILEKINIIGLPVYCDARGVSRTELNSISQFGNYPTTLLIDRSGTVQRVWLGAFDMDVFRDAVEYELSKG, encoded by the coding sequence ATGACTCAGACCGATCAACACCACCTAGGCCCTGAAACTTCAGGCGAGAAATGGATCAGCATGGCGGTCACCGCCATCTTGATTGCGGTGCTGATCGGGTTGTGCGTGATCCTGGCGATTCGAGCGCTGCAACCGCCTGTTCGGCAATCGCATCCCTGGGTCGGCCAGAAATTGTCCAACGTCGACTTCGCGCCCCTATTAAATGTCGAGCAACCGATCACGACGGCCAGTCTGCAAGGCAAGGTGACGCTGATCAACTATTGGGGTCCGTGGTGCCCGCCCTGCTTGATGGAACTGCCGGGGCTGGTGCGTCTAAGCCGTGATCTAAAAGAGGAGACCGACTTTCAGTTTGTCGCTGTATCTTGCTCACGCGATGCAATGAGGGGGATCGAAAATCAACAGCAACTGGCCGGCGATTCGGCCGATATCCTGGAGAAAATCAATATTATCGGCCTGCCGGTCTATTGTGATGCGAGAGGAGTTTCGCGAACCGAACTCAATTCGATTTCGCAGTTTGGCAACTATCCAACGACGCTGCTGATCGACCGTAGCGGCACGGTGCAGCGCGTCTGGTTGGGCGCGTTTGACATGGACGTCTTTCGTGACGCCGTTGAATACGAACTGAGCAAAGGCTAG